ATCCgaacaaaaaaaattacattacaaaaaAATCAGTCTTATATTAAAAGACATGTTGTATTTAGCTTGTTGTTGCATCCTGGTGGTCTCATGACACTGAAGGTGAAAACAGCATCACATTTTGGTATTTGTTTGTTCATAAAAAATTACTGGAAACAaaagctgccttcagacatgcactgaggcctggacattttccacaggggctgtatgtgGGAACTCAAACGCAAAGAGTGCGTTGCTCCcgacattttcaaaaaatgttcCTAATGGCCCCGAgattaaaatgtctgagtgagcccatgtgagaattcAGCAGGAAAGCACCCGGAAAATGTCCttatctggagttcatgtctgaaaacagctttggggggaaacagatgaaaaatagaaacacacatacactgaactTAATATgccattattaaaaatatagaCTAAAACATTCTTCAACCAATCTGATGAGACAAGATAgaagacaggaaacagtggaGAAATGGACACTCCTCCAACAAGCCTTGGGTTCTCCCCTACAACACTTTGTATCGGCCTTTGCTCGTCGGCTGGTAGGAATTTTGctagaaggaaaagaaaaggtgatgagaaacatatttttatttacatacaggGGAACAAACCCCTACATCTTATTTTCCTTCTCTAAAATCCAGCACAAGGAAACAGCTCCTATTTAAGCTGATCAACATGATGTCCATTACTCGTTATTGATTTCAAGCAGCAAAAGATACTTACTAATCTGATGAGTTCTTCCTTGATTAACCGAGTAATCTCTGTTTTCGCTTTCTGCACAGCCAGCTCATTAgcacctggaaaacaaacataacattaatatacagtatatgtggaTGAATCAAACACTAGgaataaatgtaatattcaaGGGATAGATCAAATTAGGAGTGAGATATTATTTTCCCAACACTTACTCTCAATAGCCAGATAGATCTTGCGTTCTCCCTCCTTTGGCTCTTTGCCTGGAGGGAAATAGGTTCCTCTGATGGTGATGGCAGCTTCGGAGTATTCACCAATCCTCTGCAGAGCTTCTTTAGATGTCACCTTCCACCTGGCCGTCTGGAGAAGAACAGAATAAggaatattatattaaatacttttctttctccattcgTCCAAGCGGATGATACCAACTACTACACTACTTTAACAACAAGTCTTAGGCTgtaaactgttttatttccctctcttgCTGAAAGCTTTGAGCCTGTTTTACTCTGCACgaatgaaacaaatcaggcttgtttgatttgttgtcttACATTCGACCCACATTTTTCTGTCTAAACCCATCCGAGCCCTAGTCTGAGAGAAAACTTTCGCAGCCCGACCTGAACCCGGCAGGCATTCCGTCTTTTTGTGTCAAGCCCAACCCAAAcccaaatatttaaaatcaggCTCGGCTCAGATAATCACACTCTGGCATCTGTACACACACCCACCGTCAACACCTGATTTTCACAGTAGCAAGGTGAACTCACTTAACATCAACAAATGATGTGCACCATACAAAATGAATTAAGTCAAAACAAATCTATATTTCCATCACTTATTTCTTGCTCCTGTGCAAGTTGCATGTGAATGGAATTAACTGCAGTTACTTAGGACGTGAACGCCCATACTCCTGTGACATAAAAGCATTGAAATATCCAAAAGCACAGATGAAAACTAGAAGAGAAATGTGTTGAATATTCCGGCAGGGCTCTGCACTGTGTGCTGCTGACCTGAGGGAAGTCGTTGATTTCCAGCTCCTCTTCGTATCTCTTGACCGTCTCGGCCTGTTCAGCCGCCTgccgctcctcctccagcttctccacAGGCGTGTAGTTCAGCTTGGCATTGATCTTCTCTGCCAGCTGCTCCGCGATGGTCTTGGCCGACACAGAGGGCGTCATGATGGTGCCGCCCCGCAGAATGGCGTTCGTGGCCTGTTGCATCACGTCCTGCACAAGAGAAAGAGCTTGTTTGCTATTTTTGAttggaaaagaacaaaacatgatACATACAAACTaatgaaattatataaaaactataaaagaaaatggaaaatgaacaaagaaaagaaacattagATGAAGAGcttttgcacattttaatttaaagtggaATAAATAAGAACTGTCgtttttaattttgtatatattgttttatagtCATCCAGAAAAACAGACTGAAGGAGGAGACCACCGATGGGAAGATTATCAGTGCAATTGTCTATATTGTGATGAAATATTATAGTTATTTTCTTTAGTATCTACTTGACATACCTGAGCCTCGGCTCCCAGGTTTTTCTGAGCGTTGATCTTAAGCGCCAGCCTCTTGGCCATCTCCAGTTTCTGGATGTTTCCAGCAGACGGGGGTCCAGCGCCTGGCATCCCTCCTCCACCGGCGGCTGCAGCGTTGGAAGCTGAGCCTGCAGGACCGGAAGCCGACCCGGGAGCAGACAGGTCCTTTACCCTCTTCTTGGAGTTGAACATACTCTCTATCTGCTCCTCAATCTGAGGACGGGAAAAAGTAAGGGGGACGATTGAGTGGGGTTGGACTTGTTATTGGTTAATCGGTAATTATTATGTACTTATAACGGGGAAGACAGCACACGGATAACAGCTTCAATATGAtgcagagaaacagatgagtcaGACAATTGGTTCCATAAACACatcaatattttaaatcatGCAATCAACAATGAAACTGAAAAGGTCACTCACATCCAGCGCTCCGTCCTCGTCATCAGAGTCCTGCAGGCCGAGAGCAGCTTTCTGCAGCTTCTTTCTCTCATTGGCCAGAGCGTGTTCTGTCTCGTCAAACTTGAAGCCTTTTCCTGAGAAGCCACTGCTGCTCTTAATTGTCTTACCCTCCTGTTTGGATAGAAAAATTAATGATGAAAAATAGGAGGGACAAATATCAGGATAATGCTATGAATTTAATGGTCActttgattttttaatttttataagATTGTCACAAATTTCTAGCTCACATACAGTGTTTGAATGTAAGATTGAATGTAGCTttgttgcacacacactcttaacaGTTCATAttcctcttttcctcatcttACCGCTTTCTGTTGGTCTTTGAAGGAGGCCCAGAGCTGCTCCAGCTCTGGTGGGACAGGAGAACTTGAGAGCTCCAACGCTTTGATGATGTCACCAGCATAGCGAACCTGGTCCTGTGTGATGAAGGTGTAAGCGAATCcctgagagaaagagcaagaTGTAGAACAAAACATGTCAAGATTTTGATTCAGTTATCTGTCCAGAGATGACATAATCATTATTACATATGTTCTTCTTCATTGCCAAAACCTTGTGCCTACATTGCCCACAATGCAACCACCAGTTAGAGATTCTGTGAGTAGATTTAGCAacttttctcacatttctcaCTGATTTGTAAAGTTACACCCCCTTTCAGGTGACTGACCTTGTTACCTGCTCTGCCCGTGCGCCCAGCCCTATGGACATAGTCCTCGTAGTGGTTGGGACAATTGTAATTGACCACCAGGATCAGCTGCTTGACGTCCAGGCCTCTGGCTGCCACAGAGGTGGCCACCATGAGGCGACAAGCCCCATTCTTGAAGTCATTGATGATGCTGTCTCTGTCGTACTGGTCAATTCCTACCGAGGAGCCAAGGGAAGGATTAAATGAAAACCTGTAACCTAGACATAACCATGGCAGAAAGCCCCTAAGCCCCATATTAcatgtgattttctttataCACTTCATATAAGATCCTGTGTGTACGTGGCGATGTttctaaacacaaacatttacttctCAAGGTTATCAAAGATCAGAAATCAACTGTCGCTAATTCAACTGTTGCAACAGCAGAAACCAAACTGTCTAAATCAGAGTATTCTTCATTCCTTCACATATATTGCAGTTTAATTTCAGTTTGGAATCCTGGAATTCTATCAGAAAATGCTCATTAGATATGCTTAATATATCTAAAAACTAACAAATGTTATCAGTGGCTTACCTCCATGCAGTGACATGCATGGGTACGAGGCTTTCATCAGGTCTTTCAGCAGCGCGTCCGCGTGCTCCTGTTTGTCCACAAAGATAATGACCGAACCCTTCTCCTGGTAGTGACCCAGAAtctccagcagcttcaggaacTTCTTGTCCTCATCAATCACCAGCTACAGAAACAAAGAAGGaagtcagtgacatgtgagaGCTTGGATGGGTTACCAGTGTGAATtgaaaaaaaggacaacaaataACCAAAAGTTCTATTTCACATAAACCCTTTGCATTTAGACGGAGAGATGAAATGTAGATGTTTTACCACATGTTGTTCCACATCTGAGCAGACGACACTGCGGCCTCCCACCTGGACCTCAAGAGGCTTTATCAGGATCCTACGAGCCAGTGCCTCCATGGCTCTGGGGAAGGTGGCTGAAAACATGACTGTCTGACGGTCTGGGCGCACATTGTCCACGATACGCATCACCTGGCGGAGGACAAAGAAGACACATGGAGGTTTGTGAATTTTGTCAAGTCTTTTTTTGGGCCAActtaaaaaatatctgaaacagTTCCTGCTTTTTTGAGGCCACCAAACATTGACAGTTGCagcaacagacaaaaacattataGAAAAGCCATGTAGGCcacagtataaatataaaagagacCCACCTGCGGCTCGAAGCCCATGTCAAACATCCTGTCTGCTTCATCCAACACCACATATGTAACTCTTCGCAGGTTGGTGACTCGGCCTATACACCAACGGAGAAGGGcacggagaaaaaaaagttaactTGAAGAAAAGTCAGTCCTCTTCTTCAGAACACATGAAAGTAATCTAACGAACAGAAATCCTTTTGCTGGATATAGCTACTTCACATTACTTCACAAGAAAACAAGTCATCTTAAGTTCAGCACACTCTTCAGTGGTCTAATTTCAAGTGGCCAgggttttcatttgatttgtaattaacatatatatatatattttttttttttgctcgtCTCTGGTCTTGCGTACCATCTCATGAGGGACCTAGAAAAGTCAGAAAACAGCCTCAAGATACAATACATGAGATGGAGCCCCATCAAGCATTATCTGCGCCTTTTCACCTACAAGGGAAACATATTACAGATTACCTCGCATGTGTGGAAGCCACAAAAACcctttttactttaataaacATAATGCAGATTTAAAGTGTCAGCAAATACAAGAGTTACTACCGTCTGAAAACATTTCCCGCATTCATTCACAGCTTTATATGAATAGTCAGAGCTTCACAGGGCTCTACAATGATCGTTATTCCCAGAAAACACCTTAAATActtaaacaacaacactgtagaACCCTGGTTGAGCATTCAGACTATTCtcatttcaaataataaattcCCTATATCCATATTACGACACAGATATCATATAATGGTCATCCTGGCTTGGAGACTGAAGAACCATGGCGGCAGCACCAGGTTCACCTACCTGTACTTGCCCTGATCTTCAGGACACAGCAAAGTCTTGGCTGATTCCAGAGGTGGTCAAATAGTGCAACAGTTTAGTAAGTGGTAGTGATGTGGATCATTATGTGCTTCATCATATTGTAACATTAATTCCATGCAAGATAATTAACAAAATGTTCACAAGGCATCAAAAGGTGCTTGTTTGCGTCAACTTCCCATCAGAATAAAAAAGTATATGAACTTACCGCTGTTGGCCCCCAACATGTCAATCATTCTTCctggtgtacacacaatgatctcagctcctctcttcagctcAGCAATCTGCAAACCAACAACAAATGACATTATTAATATCATGTTCAGACGGTTTGTCTTTATAAATGACAGTGTACTGCTGCAtaaatgtaaaagcacaaaaagTCAAGTAAAAGCACAGCAGGATGCAGTGTTTGGGGCAAAGAAGTGAATTTGCTCAGAATAAGTTTACCTGTTCGCTGATACCAGTGcctccataaacacacaccaccCTGAGCCCCAGCGACTTGGAGAACTTCTTACACTCCTTGGTGATCTGCAGAGCCAACTCTCTGGTCGGAGTCATGATTATAGCTtcaggagggggaggaaaggaggtgagaaaatgttttaaattgagCAATCGTTTTCCACCATATTTAATAACTGTGACGGAAAATATTTGCCAAGTATATTATCAAAAGTAAAATTGACTTGAATGACTTACTGATGGGTCCCTCAGACTCTTCCAGGGGCCTCTGGTCCATTATATGTCGGAACATGGGCAACAGGAAGGCTATGGTTTTCCCACTGCCGGTCTTAGCGATGCCAATGAGGTCTCGGCCGGACATGATGGCAGGGATGGCCTGGGACTGGATGGGGGTGGGTTTGTCGTAGCTGTGCCTAGGTACATTTGGGAGAAAGaaattaacacaaatacaaactgtTGGTGGCGATTCATAAAGAATCAagtgtcattttaaatctgaataATCATGTGATAcgagtagtttttttttaaacggaaGCTACTCATTGTACATTAACAGAAATCTGTGCTCAGGCCGTTTACAAACAAGATGACGGCCCAACTATCTTTGACTGAATGTGATCACCATTGATATTGCCCCCAGAATGTTACCTCACAACAGTCACCACAAGTCAGACTTACTTCTTCATAGCATGAAGGATCTTCATTGATATCCCACACTGCACCCAGGTCTTGATGGGTTTGGGGCAGCCCTTCCCTTTAACAACAATGCCTTCCAGGTCCAACCTGTAAGTGTTCACATCtgtagagacaaaaaaaacagaaaggcgTTATATAGACCATGAGGGATTGGATGAAGACAAATACACGTGTATAATCTGACAAAGGAGCAGTTAACCTTCTCAAGGAATAAGTATTTGCTAGTTTAACAGCCTGATAAACTGGTGGGCatgttaagctgctttcagacatgcactgaactccgcagattctctgtattttctccagaggaggtgaatgtgggaacgcaaatgtccgagtgagaggctccagattatctgcggactttctccgcctggcctcctggTATAAAGTCCATAGAAAGTGACGCTTCTAACgcgtgacagacacaaaaatgaaaaaacaaacaaaaagaaaacaaatatctcacgCTGGGTACACTCCAGACCCAGTTTTCcggactttacccgcaggtcatgtcgGAAAATGGATTCATTGTACACTCAGCAGAAGCTGTCCTATGGCTGTATAAGtctaaaattgtatttgtattataatgATGTTAGATGCAGCCTAACAATATAAATATGGGATATACAATAGGGTAGGGGATATGTGGCAGTTTTCAATTTAATCTCTGTGATGGGATCCAAACTGAAAGGATGATTGATTCCCATTTTCCCGTTTACCGACCTTCTTGAGTCATCTTGGCCAACTCAGGCACCTCCACATAGAAGTTTTTACGGTACGACTCGTACTGGATCTTCCCGTGGTCAACAGGCTCCAGGACTTTCCTTTGTTTGGTCTGGAACCCCGTCAGAGCTGTTTGCAgatccacctcctcctcctctgatgagTACTGTCAAACACAACCATAGAAAAATCATTCTCACAACAGAAATACAGGTTTAATTACTGTTCATGTGACATCCTTACCAAAAAAATCATTAACTGTGGGAAAAAATTACCTCCATGGCATCCTGGTCATTCTCCATCAGCTCACCCTTCTTCTTGTGAGTGTGAGGTCCTTTCTTGGTTTTCATAACAGTCATCACCTTAGATATGGATATCGCTCCTTTCTGTTGaggatgaaaa
The Hippoglossus stenolepis isolate QCI-W04-F060 chromosome 15, HSTE1.2, whole genome shotgun sequence DNA segment above includes these coding regions:
- the ddx46 gene encoding probable ATP-dependent RNA helicase DDX46 — its product is MGRESRHYRKRSASRGRSGSRSKSRSPDKRSKKEDRDRDRSRRERSRSKDRRRTRSRDRKRARRSRSRERRRSRSRERRRSGSRSRARRSRSGSPNKSRRTDEKSRGKEEENVDPLSEKKKVKEEKEDEKVEDQDFDQNKLEEEMRKRKERVEKWRIEQRQKAIESIGEIKKELEEMKQGKKWSLEDDEDDDEEGSAPMEGDDDDDGEGKGEKKEIEIKEEKKEEEVEAEEEEEEEEEKEIPMEQQEEEDDIDPLDAYMEEVKQEVKKFNMGGVKGNDQKGAISISKVMTVMKTKKGPHTHKKKGELMENDQDAMEYSSEEEEVDLQTALTGFQTKQRKVLEPVDHGKIQYESYRKNFYVEVPELAKMTQEDVNTYRLDLEGIVVKGKGCPKPIKTWVQCGISMKILHAMKKHSYDKPTPIQSQAIPAIMSGRDLIGIAKTGSGKTIAFLLPMFRHIMDQRPLEESEGPITIIMTPTRELALQITKECKKFSKSLGLRVVCVYGGTGISEQIAELKRGAEIIVCTPGRMIDMLGANSGRVTNLRRVTYVVLDEADRMFDMGFEPQVMRIVDNVRPDRQTVMFSATFPRAMEALARRILIKPLEVQVGGRSVVCSDVEQHVLVIDEDKKFLKLLEILGHYQEKGSVIIFVDKQEHADALLKDLMKASYPCMSLHGGIDQYDRDSIINDFKNGACRLMVATSVAARGLDVKQLILVVNYNCPNHYEDYVHRAGRTGRAGNKGFAYTFITQDQVRYAGDIIKALELSSSPVPPELEQLWASFKDQQKAEGKTIKSSSGFSGKGFKFDETEHALANERKKLQKAALGLQDSDDEDGALDIEEQIESMFNSKKRVKDLSAPGSASGPAGSASNAAAAGGGGMPGAGPPSAGNIQKLEMAKRLALKINAQKNLGAEAQDVMQQATNAILRGGTIMTPSVSAKTIAEQLAEKINAKLNYTPVEKLEEERQAAEQAETVKRYEEELEINDFPQTARWKVTSKEALQRIGEYSEAAITIRGTYFPPGKEPKEGERKIYLAIESANELAVQKAKTEITRLIKEELIRLQNSYQPTSKGRYKVL